One segment of Streptomyces sp. TG1A-8 DNA contains the following:
- a CDS encoding PglY protein — MSTTELFLRDVIDIKEDVHAGDFKVDLSQGFHEADERVAEYVVTEQLQRAFRQALGVVGKAVRTGDSHAAYLHGSFGAGKSHFLTVLHAVLKGHEGALHKPGLKEVVAEHRDWLGGSRFLMIPYHLVGSTDLDSALLGGYVHTVRELHPEAATPAVYRSDALLADADRQRKFLGDDDKFRQWLGAGAAATSGSGGADDEDDLPGIDAGTELPGSDGWSSAELDRAFAAPPGSEERERLVSALLTGPMAAYTQAARGDAQSFIPLENGLKVISRHAKSLGYHGVVLFLDELILWLQAHMGDQDFVRDQVQRLVKLIESADSGRPVPLVSFISRQRDLSQLIGSDVAGADVQNLEQQVDYLAGRIDVVELEDSNLVEIIKHRVLAPRPGMEQARDDAFKIVESSRDEVRQVLLDAQGRTEASWDDFRTLYPLSPALLNVLVDLSGALQRERTGLKLVQELLRRHRDDLRLGQLVPIGDLWDVIAARTGEAFTARLRKESEIAHRFHARVREHLLTKYGSADDKRFRTDERLVKTLLLASLAPNVPALTRLTGGRLAALNHGTIRTRVGDAGAVAVKRLQELQAEGFDGELRSEGDPADPVFHLHLSDLDVEPLLEEVQGVADQDGYRRQWIKDQLWAALGIPDTQAFVCERTVVWRGTKRTVEFVFGNVRDPHLPDAEFAPQTEGNIRFVFDYPFDGHDHSPMDDAQRVERLKRAGKTAPTIVWLPHFLSEQKARSLGRLLKINYLLERDRLDDHTATRPAEERIQIRNQLKASRDSLTTQLTDALLQLYGINRAEPGTTGAEVRDGEHLISLQPGFTRTRPEPAVGFEENLFLLADGLLGARHPKHPDFDPRLTRKAVTTRELKTALEWITKAMEDGSRRVVVDSHQLPVVRRIVHALQLGEVHDGPLNVTTDWRLRINKKAAETPDAGPDLSVEDIRDWIEELGYTGLDRHVSNLIIATYALLDDRTWVYQTSPLPKAPELERIGPGYGLRAVELPTEEEFHTALGRAGTIFGRTVSRVLFARNVARLAEGVRAVAEEHRVALGEVRTLLTEHARHLGLTGADAPRLKSTKAAADLVARLLRTTEPAACVRELAAAAYDVTDEEIAGALRHAPEVAAVLRGAQWSLLEDVRRDLAVRQDGLGERAARFLDEVHRAAREHEQTVSLVPVLDRLPDTVMALMREATRLAQPARPATPPVAPLTPEPTAEDVSLTDHGKPPVPSTPTPDDASHGGSGAQAVVPAQAGRRRAVHLVEPTQLEVSLATAVTEIDAEIRAYLAAHPGTRIQVTWHPVTDTGSATDTSAGTEAEADGEGTAG, encoded by the coding sequence ATGTCGACCACAGAGCTGTTCCTCCGCGATGTCATCGACATCAAGGAGGACGTCCACGCGGGCGATTTCAAGGTCGACCTCTCCCAGGGATTTCACGAAGCCGACGAGCGGGTGGCGGAGTACGTCGTCACCGAGCAGTTGCAGAGGGCGTTCCGGCAGGCGCTCGGCGTCGTCGGGAAGGCCGTCCGCACGGGTGACTCGCACGCCGCGTACCTGCACGGCTCGTTCGGCGCCGGTAAGAGCCACTTCCTCACCGTGCTGCACGCCGTGCTCAAGGGCCACGAGGGGGCTCTGCACAAGCCGGGGCTGAAGGAGGTCGTCGCCGAGCACCGGGACTGGCTGGGCGGCAGCCGGTTCCTGATGATCCCGTACCACCTGGTCGGATCGACCGACCTGGACTCGGCGCTGCTCGGCGGGTACGTCCACACCGTGCGGGAGCTGCACCCGGAGGCGGCGACCCCCGCCGTCTACCGGTCGGACGCGCTGCTCGCCGACGCGGACCGGCAGCGTAAGTTCCTCGGCGACGACGACAAGTTCCGGCAGTGGCTCGGCGCCGGGGCGGCGGCCACCTCCGGCAGCGGAGGCGCGGACGACGAGGACGATCTGCCGGGCATCGACGCCGGAACCGAGCTGCCCGGCAGCGACGGCTGGAGCAGTGCCGAGCTGGACCGGGCCTTCGCCGCGCCGCCCGGCAGCGAGGAGCGGGAGCGGCTGGTGTCGGCGCTGCTGACCGGGCCCATGGCCGCGTACACGCAGGCCGCCCGCGGTGACGCCCAGTCCTTCATCCCGCTGGAGAACGGCCTGAAGGTCATCTCCCGCCACGCGAAGTCACTGGGCTACCACGGCGTCGTCCTCTTCCTGGACGAGCTGATCCTGTGGCTCCAGGCGCACATGGGCGACCAGGACTTCGTCCGCGACCAGGTGCAGCGGCTGGTCAAGCTGATCGAGTCCGCCGACAGCGGCCGGCCCGTGCCCCTCGTGTCCTTCATCTCCCGCCAGCGTGACCTGTCCCAGCTCATCGGCTCCGACGTGGCCGGCGCCGACGTGCAGAACCTGGAACAGCAGGTCGACTACCTCGCCGGCCGGATCGACGTCGTCGAGCTGGAGGACAGCAACCTCGTCGAGATCATCAAGCACCGGGTGCTCGCCCCGCGTCCGGGCATGGAGCAGGCGCGCGACGACGCGTTCAAGATCGTGGAGTCGTCGCGGGATGAGGTGCGGCAGGTGCTGCTCGACGCGCAGGGGCGCACCGAGGCGAGCTGGGACGACTTCCGCACCCTGTACCCGCTGTCCCCGGCGCTGCTGAACGTGCTGGTGGATCTCTCCGGCGCGCTCCAGCGCGAGCGGACCGGTCTGAAGCTGGTGCAAGAGCTGCTGCGGCGGCACCGCGACGACCTGCGGCTTGGCCAGCTCGTCCCGATCGGCGACCTGTGGGACGTGATCGCCGCGCGGACCGGTGAGGCGTTCACCGCCAGGCTCCGCAAGGAGTCGGAGATCGCGCACCGCTTCCACGCCCGCGTCCGCGAGCACCTGCTGACCAAGTACGGCTCGGCGGACGACAAGCGCTTCCGGACCGACGAGCGGCTGGTCAAGACGCTGCTGCTGGCCTCCCTCGCTCCCAACGTGCCCGCCCTGACCCGGCTCACCGGCGGCCGGCTCGCCGCGCTGAACCACGGCACCATCAGGACCCGGGTGGGCGACGCGGGCGCCGTCGCCGTCAAGCGTCTGCAGGAGCTCCAGGCCGAGGGCTTCGACGGCGAGCTGCGCAGCGAGGGCGACCCCGCCGACCCCGTCTTCCACCTGCACCTGTCCGACCTGGACGTCGAGCCGCTGCTGGAGGAGGTGCAGGGCGTCGCCGACCAGGACGGCTACCGCCGCCAGTGGATCAAGGACCAGCTGTGGGCCGCGCTGGGCATCCCCGACACCCAGGCGTTCGTGTGCGAGCGGACCGTCGTCTGGCGCGGCACCAAACGCACCGTCGAGTTCGTCTTCGGCAACGTCCGCGACCCCCACCTGCCCGACGCCGAGTTCGCGCCGCAGACCGAGGGCAACATCCGCTTCGTCTTCGACTACCCCTTCGACGGCCACGACCACTCGCCGATGGACGACGCCCAGCGGGTGGAGCGGCTGAAGCGTGCCGGGAAGACGGCGCCGACGATCGTATGGCTGCCGCACTTCCTGTCCGAGCAGAAGGCCCGCAGCCTCGGACGCCTTCTGAAGATCAACTACCTGCTGGAGCGCGACCGGCTGGACGATCACACGGCGACCCGCCCCGCCGAGGAGCGCATCCAGATCCGCAACCAGCTCAAGGCGTCCCGCGACAGCCTGACCACCCAGCTCACCGACGCGCTGCTGCAGTTGTACGGCATCAACAGGGCCGAACCGGGCACCACGGGAGCCGAGGTCCGCGACGGCGAACACCTGATCTCGCTCCAGCCGGGCTTCACCCGCACCCGGCCCGAACCGGCGGTCGGCTTCGAGGAGAACCTCTTCCTGCTCGCCGACGGGCTCCTCGGCGCCCGCCACCCCAAGCACCCCGACTTCGACCCGCGGCTCACCCGCAAGGCCGTCACCACCCGCGAGCTGAAGACCGCGCTCGAATGGATCACGAAGGCGATGGAGGACGGCTCCCGGCGTGTCGTGGTCGACAGCCACCAGCTTCCCGTCGTCCGCCGGATCGTGCACGCCCTCCAGCTCGGCGAGGTCCACGACGGCCCGCTGAACGTCACCACCGACTGGCGCCTGCGCATCAACAAGAAGGCCGCCGAGACCCCTGACGCCGGCCCGGACCTGTCCGTGGAGGACATCCGCGACTGGATCGAGGAACTCGGCTACACCGGCCTCGACCGCCACGTCAGCAACCTGATCATCGCCACGTACGCCCTGCTGGACGACCGCACCTGGGTCTACCAGACCTCGCCGCTGCCCAAGGCCCCGGAGCTGGAGCGGATCGGCCCCGGATACGGGCTGAGGGCCGTGGAACTGCCCACCGAGGAAGAATTCCACACCGCGCTCGGCCGTGCCGGGACGATCTTCGGCCGGACCGTCTCGCGTGTCCTGTTCGCCCGCAACGTCGCCCGGCTCGCCGAAGGCGTGCGCGCGGTCGCGGAGGAACACCGCGTGGCCCTCGGCGAGGTGCGCACCCTCCTGACGGAGCACGCGCGCCACCTCGGGCTGACCGGCGCCGACGCACCCCGCCTGAAGTCCACCAAGGCCGCCGCCGACCTCGTCGCCCGGCTGCTGCGCACCACCGAACCGGCCGCGTGCGTGCGGGAGCTGGCCGCCGCCGCGTACGACGTGACCGACGAGGAGATCGCGGGCGCCCTGCGGCACGCTCCCGAGGTCGCCGCCGTGCTGCGCGGCGCCCAGTGGTCCCTGCTGGAAGACGTGCGCCGCGACCTCGCGGTACGCCAGGACGGCCTCGGCGAGCGGGCGGCTCGGTTCCTGGACGAGGTGCACCGCGCTGCCCGCGAGCACGAGCAGACCGTCTCGCTCGTGCCCGTCCTGGACCGGCTCCCGGACACCGTCATGGCCCTGATGCGTGAGGCCACCCGCCTCGCCCAGCCCGCCCGGCCGGCCACTCCGCCCGTGGCGCCCCTCACGCCGGAGCCGACCGCCGAGGACGTCAGCCTCACCGACCACGGCAAGCCCCCCGTTCCCTCGACGCCCACTCCGGACGACGCCTCTCACGGCGGGAGCGGCGCCCAGGCCGTGGTCCCGGCACAGGCCGGTCGCCGGCGCGCCGTCCACCTGGTCGAGCCCACCCAGCTGGAGGTGTCGCTGGCCACCGCGGTCACCGAGATCGACGCGGAGATCCGCGCCTACCTCGCCGCCCACCCCGGCACCCGCATCCAGGTCACCTGGCATCCGGTCACCGACACCGGGTCCGCGACCGACACCTCCGCCGGAACCGAGGCGGAAGCGGACGGCGAAGGGACTGCCGGCTGA
- a CDS encoding ATP-binding protein translates to MPTPQTQVTVTVRTFAQRFSSTRRGARLARRLAAHRLEAWGVPYGSAASDTLLLIVAELAANAVRHGRVPGRDFALRLVHRPAAALIRVEVSDTHPALPVCLAPAPADADGGRGLLLVDALASRWGVTERTGPGKTVWAELDLAAGTRAGHST, encoded by the coding sequence ATGCCGACGCCGCAGACCCAAGTCACCGTCACCGTACGTACGTTCGCCCAGCGTTTCTCCTCGACCCGCCGTGGAGCACGCCTCGCCCGCCGGCTCGCCGCGCACCGACTGGAGGCGTGGGGCGTGCCGTACGGCTCCGCCGCGTCCGACACCCTCCTACTGATCGTCGCCGAGCTGGCCGCCAACGCCGTCCGGCACGGGCGCGTACCGGGGCGTGACTTCGCACTGCGGCTGGTGCACCGGCCCGCTGCCGCGCTCATCCGCGTCGAGGTGTCCGACACGCATCCGGCGCTGCCCGTGTGCCTGGCCCCGGCGCCCGCGGACGCCGACGGGGGCCGGGGCCTGCTCCTGGTCGACGCGCTCGCCTCCCGCTGGGGTGTGACCGAGCGCACCGGGCCGGGCAAGACGGTGTGGGCGGAGCTGGACCTCGCGGCGGGGACCCGCGCCGGGCACTCCACGTAA
- a CDS encoding helix-turn-helix transcriptional regulator, whose amino-acid sequence MATDNGGEIGSGGGGCGGGAGGSNGEHDLSDSLKTFGAVLKALREEARLTQEEFARRVQYSTAYVAKIEQGKRFPPSDLPPRAEPALGAAAAKVLGAAARSLTRRAGLASWFRQWAGIEEEAVSLYAYECRAIPGLLQPEPYIRAIFDQRLPPLTEEQIETQVSARLERQRLLDERPNTTFSFVIEEALLVRRMGGAEVTKQLTDHLLAQGARRNVELQVMPLQQEDHGGIDGLIYLAETPAHEWVGYLEGQQTSMLITTPKNVSIMLQRYGKLRSQALDCRGTVRLLEKMRGAL is encoded by the coding sequence ATGGCGACGGACAACGGCGGGGAGATCGGCAGCGGGGGCGGTGGCTGTGGCGGTGGCGCCGGGGGCTCGAACGGGGAGCACGACCTGTCCGACAGCCTCAAGACCTTCGGCGCGGTACTGAAGGCGCTGCGGGAGGAGGCCCGGCTCACCCAGGAGGAGTTCGCCCGACGAGTGCAGTACTCCACCGCCTACGTCGCCAAGATCGAGCAGGGGAAGCGGTTCCCGCCGAGCGACCTGCCGCCGCGGGCGGAACCGGCACTGGGGGCAGCCGCGGCCAAGGTGCTGGGAGCTGCGGCGCGGAGTCTTACGCGGAGGGCGGGGTTGGCGTCGTGGTTCCGGCAGTGGGCGGGGATCGAGGAGGAGGCGGTGTCGCTTTATGCGTACGAGTGCCGTGCGATTCCTGGGCTGTTGCAGCCGGAGCCGTACATTCGGGCCATCTTCGACCAGAGGTTGCCGCCGCTGACCGAGGAACAGATCGAAACCCAGGTGAGCGCTCGTCTGGAGCGGCAGAGGCTGTTGGACGAGCGCCCGAACACCACGTTCAGCTTCGTGATCGAAGAGGCGTTGCTGGTACGGCGGATGGGGGGTGCGGAGGTGACGAAGCAACTTACTGACCACCTTCTGGCCCAAGGTGCGCGTCGCAACGTCGAGCTTCAGGTGATGCCCTTACAGCAGGAGGATCACGGCGGCATCGACGGCCTGATTTACCTCGCGGAGACACCCGCCCACGAGTGGGTGGGTTACTTGGAGGGCCAGCAGACCAGCATGCTCATCACCACTCCGAAGAACGTGAGCATCATGCTCCAGCGCTATGGCAAGCTGCGCTCGCAGGCACTCGACTGCCGAGGCACTGTACGCCTGCTGGAGAAGATGCGAGGAGCGCTATGA
- a CDS encoding DUF397 domain-containing protein, whose product MSTPELDWFKSSYSGSSGDNCVEVALTPQAVHVRDSKDTRIQPLLVSPTAWSAFTEHASGTAR is encoded by the coding sequence ATGAGCACCCCCGAGCTGGACTGGTTCAAGAGCAGCTACAGCGGCAGCTCTGGTGACAACTGCGTCGAGGTGGCTTTGACCCCACAGGCTGTGCACGTACGGGACTCCAAAGACACCCGGATTCAGCCGCTGCTCGTGTCCCCCACCGCCTGGTCGGCGTTCACCGAACACGCCTCCGGCACCGCCCGCTGA
- the pglX gene encoding BREX-2 system adenine-specific DNA-methyltransferase PglX: protein MTVTTTGTDKAALLKDLKKLVVDLEDDLRARSQSEEEFRTRLDREWREAKEARRTALSHPAWRDERVTQAAVAWVLGCVFVRFCEDNGLIDEPYLAGPGERLAEAEARHEAHFRTYPHHNNRDWLMEAFRHLAGTNETAAGLFDERHNPLWGLTPSYETATELLMFWRRWGADGEIRYDFTDPEWDTRFLGDLYQDLSEHARKTYALLQTPEFVEEFILNLTLEPAVADDGQGFGLNPVWTGPDGRERRGLRTIDPACGSGHFLLGIFHRLLDKWRQAEPGTDDWTLVRRVLESVHGCDKNPFAASIARFRLLVAAMRAAGTRRLADAPPFPINVAVGDSLLHGRDAAGIQTDLDTLFAEAVVGREEGETYAYATEDVWEYAKRVDLLGRGSYHVVVGNPPYITVKDKQENENYRAAYDACAGTYALSVPFAQRMFELAVKGPGGRLGGGGFVGQITANSFMKREFGKKLIEVVFRNRVELSHVIDTSGAYIPGHGTPTVILVGRNRVPSPERAVRAVLGVRGEPSQPRKAEHGVVWQEIAKKTGLPGSESEWINVVDATRHSLSDFPWSLSGGGSGEVQGYLEAAAVSRLRDRCASIGRTTASGADDAYFLPDRKTAERLHEGDRVRELVTGDVVRDFSFGRVTQVRNPYLGRANKRPVGEADPLVARSLWPYRALLERRVIFGKTMADSDAPWYVHLENYSSKLSVKEGLGFAFVATHNHFSYDRDGRLFNRTAPVIKLPEGAVEEEHLELLGLLNSSAACFWLKQVSHDKGSQGVNEGFKSQEWERFYEFTGTKLQEFPLPAKLPLHLGCILDAQAQKFAELEPSAVAATVVPTRQALDDAEAEHARIRRRMIALQEELDWQVYGLYGLLSDREVDRTVTPSPDPETIPEVKLGERAFEIVLARKVEAGEVETAWFTRHGSKRVTEIPTRWPDWYREIVQARIDLITSRKDIALIERPECKRRWATDSWEKKERAALRNWLLDRCEDEDLWFEVRDGLRRPRTLTINNLADRLGSDPDFTSVAALYATDHLKKPDLPLAQILNEIIADEHVPYLAAMRYKDSGLRTRREWEKVWEKQREEDRTGTRHDIDPPTRYKSSDFLKQSYWAHRGKLDVPKERFISYPEAGPDSDSTLMLGWAGWDHKDQALALTQLIETRVKSDAWGAERLVPLLAGLHEVMPWVRQWYSAYDDEWEGSPAEDLEAEFQRYLRMHGVSEAQMKDWRPVRKTRGRKAQRRETTEQPELDDA from the coding sequence GTGACGGTGACGACGACGGGCACGGACAAGGCGGCCCTGCTCAAGGACCTGAAGAAGCTGGTCGTCGACCTGGAGGACGACCTGCGGGCCCGCAGCCAGTCCGAGGAGGAGTTCCGCACCCGCCTGGACCGCGAGTGGCGCGAGGCCAAGGAGGCCCGGCGCACCGCCCTGTCCCACCCGGCCTGGCGGGACGAGCGCGTCACACAGGCCGCAGTGGCGTGGGTGCTCGGCTGCGTCTTCGTCCGCTTCTGCGAGGACAACGGCCTGATCGACGAGCCGTACCTCGCGGGACCCGGCGAACGCCTCGCCGAGGCGGAGGCCCGGCACGAGGCCCACTTCCGCACCTACCCCCACCACAACAACCGCGACTGGCTGATGGAGGCGTTCCGCCACCTGGCGGGCACCAACGAGACGGCCGCCGGCCTCTTCGACGAGCGGCACAACCCGCTGTGGGGACTGACCCCGAGCTACGAGACGGCGACGGAACTGCTGATGTTCTGGCGCCGCTGGGGCGCGGACGGCGAGATCCGCTACGACTTCACCGACCCCGAGTGGGACACCCGCTTCCTCGGCGACCTCTACCAGGACCTCAGCGAGCACGCCCGCAAGACCTACGCGCTGCTGCAGACCCCGGAGTTCGTCGAGGAGTTCATCCTCAACCTGACCCTGGAACCGGCGGTCGCGGACGACGGCCAGGGTTTCGGCCTCAACCCGGTCTGGACCGGCCCCGACGGCCGGGAGCGCCGCGGCCTGCGCACCATCGACCCGGCGTGCGGCTCCGGCCACTTCCTGCTCGGCATCTTCCATCGCCTGCTGGACAAGTGGCGCCAGGCGGAACCCGGCACGGACGACTGGACGCTGGTCCGCCGGGTCCTGGAGTCCGTCCACGGCTGCGACAAGAACCCCTTCGCCGCGAGCATCGCCCGCTTCCGGCTCCTGGTGGCGGCGATGCGCGCGGCGGGGACACGGCGGCTCGCGGACGCGCCGCCGTTCCCCATCAACGTGGCCGTGGGCGACTCGCTGCTGCACGGCCGGGACGCGGCGGGCATCCAGACCGACCTGGACACGCTGTTCGCGGAGGCGGTCGTAGGACGCGAGGAGGGGGAGACGTACGCGTACGCCACGGAGGACGTGTGGGAGTACGCGAAGCGGGTGGACCTGCTGGGGCGGGGGTCGTACCACGTTGTGGTGGGGAATCCGCCGTACATCACGGTGAAGGACAAGCAGGAGAACGAGAACTACCGGGCGGCGTACGACGCGTGCGCGGGGACGTACGCGCTGTCGGTGCCGTTCGCGCAGCGCATGTTCGAGCTGGCAGTGAAGGGGCCCGGCGGGCGGTTGGGCGGGGGCGGGTTCGTGGGACAGATCACCGCGAACTCGTTCATGAAGCGGGAGTTCGGCAAGAAGCTGATCGAGGTCGTCTTCCGGAACCGGGTCGAGCTGTCGCATGTCATCGACACCTCGGGCGCCTACATTCCGGGGCACGGCACGCCGACGGTGATTCTGGTCGGGCGGAACCGGGTCCCGAGTCCTGAGCGGGCGGTGCGGGCGGTGCTGGGGGTGCGGGGAGAGCCCTCGCAGCCTAGGAAGGCAGAGCATGGCGTCGTCTGGCAGGAGATCGCCAAGAAGACCGGCTTGCCCGGCAGCGAGTCCGAGTGGATCAACGTCGTTGATGCCACACGTCACAGCCTCAGTGATTTTCCGTGGAGTCTGTCCGGCGGCGGATCCGGCGAAGTGCAGGGCTATCTGGAAGCGGCAGCGGTGTCCCGGCTCCGGGATCGGTGCGCCAGCATTGGGCGTACGACCGCGAGCGGTGCGGACGACGCCTATTTCCTGCCTGACCGCAAAACAGCCGAGCGCTTGCACGAGGGGGACAGGGTTCGGGAGCTGGTCACGGGGGACGTTGTCCGGGACTTTTCGTTCGGCAGGGTCACGCAGGTGCGCAACCCTTATCTGGGCCGGGCGAACAAGCGACCTGTGGGGGAGGCCGACCCGTTGGTCGCGCGTTCCCTCTGGCCATATCGCGCGCTGCTAGAACGCCGTGTGATCTTCGGTAAGACGATGGCAGACAGCGACGCGCCCTGGTACGTGCACCTTGAGAACTACTCCAGCAAGCTGAGCGTCAAGGAGGGGCTCGGGTTCGCCTTCGTTGCCACGCACAACCACTTCTCGTACGACCGAGATGGACGGCTGTTCAACCGAACTGCTCCCGTGATCAAGCTCCCCGAGGGGGCTGTTGAGGAGGAGCACCTGGAGTTGCTGGGGTTGCTCAATTCTTCGGCGGCTTGTTTCTGGTTGAAGCAGGTCAGCCACGACAAGGGTAGCCAGGGAGTCAACGAGGGCTTCAAGTCCCAGGAGTGGGAACGTTTCTATGAGTTCACCGGGACCAAGCTGCAAGAGTTCCCCCTCCCGGCCAAGCTCCCGCTCCACCTCGGCTGCATTCTCGACGCCCAGGCGCAGAAGTTCGCCGAGTTGGAGCCTTCGGCCGTGGCCGCAACCGTCGTACCCACGCGGCAAGCGCTGGATGACGCGGAAGCCGAACACGCCAGGATTCGTCGCCGCATGATCGCCCTGCAAGAGGAGTTGGACTGGCAGGTCTACGGCCTCTACGGGCTGCTCAGCGACCGCGAGGTCGACCGGACCGTGACCCCGTCACCTGACCCCGAGACCATCCCCGAGGTCAAGCTCGGTGAGCGCGCCTTCGAGATCGTCCTCGCGCGGAAGGTTGAAGCCGGAGAGGTGGAGACCGCCTGGTTCACGCGCCACGGTTCGAAGCGCGTCACCGAGATTCCCACCCGCTGGCCGGATTGGTACCGCGAGATCGTCCAGGCCCGCATCGACCTGATCACCAGCCGCAAGGACATCGCCCTCATCGAGCGCCCGGAGTGCAAGCGCCGCTGGGCCACCGACTCGTGGGAGAAGAAGGAACGCGCCGCGCTGCGGAACTGGCTGCTGGACCGTTGCGAGGACGAGGATCTGTGGTTCGAGGTACGTGACGGCCTGCGCCGTCCACGGACGCTGACCATCAACAACCTTGCCGACCGGCTCGGTTCCGATCCCGACTTCACGTCCGTCGCCGCGCTGTACGCCACCGACCACCTTAAAAAGCCGGACCTCCCCCTCGCGCAGATCCTCAACGAGATCATCGCCGATGAGCACGTGCCCTACCTCGCCGCGATGCGCTACAAGGACTCCGGTCTGCGCACCCGCCGCGAGTGGGAGAAGGTCTGGGAGAAGCAGCGCGAGGAGGACCGTACGGGCACGCGGCACGACATCGACCCGCCGACCAGGTACAAGTCCTCCGACTTCCTCAAGCAGTCCTACTGGGCTCACCGCGGCAAGCTCGACGTGCCCAAGGAACGGTTCATCTCCTACCCGGAGGCGGGCCCGGACAGCGACTCCACGCTGATGCTCGGCTGGGCCGGCTGGGACCACAAGGATCAGGCGCTGGCCCTCACGCAGCTGATCGAGACGCGCGTCAAGAGCGACGCCTGGGGCGCCGAACGGCTCGTGCCGCTGCTCGCCGGGCTGCATGAGGTCATGCCGTGGGTACGTCAGTGGTACAGCGCGTACGACGACGAGTGGGAGGGCTCCCCGGCCGAGGACCTGGAAGCGGAGTTCCAGCGCTACCTGCGCATGCACGGCGTGAGCGAGGCGCAGATGAAGGACTGGCGTCCCGTGCGGAAGACGCGGGGGCGGAAAGCCCAGCGCCGGGAGACGACCGAACAGCCGGAGCTGGACGACGCGTAG
- a CDS encoding AAA family ATPase, which yields MSRSRARFDTAWQAARDHARQAAAQFGMDVVVTRDVLGRACLLIDDRGRALAHDDADVVALRDAFVAATRPFTGLEPLLFGEKLFAPELYFDAEDRAPVSPRQGSTGSVHALERTVIGTDWARSVRTPAHGALGRRDRRVALYGFKGGVGRTTATAVLARYLAGTGRCVLVVDLDLESPGVSNLLEDPAGIPRHGIVDHLIEGGVGNADGLELVARSSALPVKGNGEVWLAPAGGSPLAGEPYDYLAKLNRIYSDLAGLNPGDGDRPFAARLEEAIAACEDQVTELSRPPDVVLLDSRAGMHDIAAVTLTHLSGLALLFAVDNPSTWEGYKMLFEQWQQRPALARELRERLRVVAAMFHSAGDAKRLPALRDRAQQLFADTLYDQLGTDEDGPDDVDDAGDEGDELYHPPLEDDDAPHAPIPILFGNDLVGLDPLRSRDWPELPFVEAAYRTFTTTVERLLPPPHPAPESS from the coding sequence ATGAGCCGTTCCCGTGCGCGTTTCGACACCGCCTGGCAAGCCGCCCGCGACCACGCTCGGCAGGCAGCGGCGCAGTTCGGCATGGACGTCGTCGTCACCCGCGACGTGCTCGGCCGGGCCTGTCTGCTCATCGACGACCGGGGACGCGCCCTCGCTCACGACGACGCTGACGTCGTCGCCCTCCGTGACGCTTTCGTGGCCGCCACGCGTCCCTTCACGGGCCTCGAACCCCTCCTCTTCGGCGAAAAGCTCTTCGCACCGGAGCTGTACTTCGACGCCGAGGACCGCGCACCGGTCAGCCCACGGCAAGGCTCCACCGGCAGCGTCCACGCGCTGGAGCGAACCGTCATCGGCACCGACTGGGCCCGGAGCGTCCGCACCCCTGCCCACGGGGCCCTCGGGCGCCGGGACCGAAGGGTGGCGTTGTACGGCTTCAAGGGCGGGGTGGGGCGCACCACCGCCACCGCCGTCCTCGCCCGGTACCTGGCCGGGACGGGCCGCTGCGTGCTCGTGGTGGACCTCGACCTGGAGTCCCCGGGCGTCTCGAACCTGCTGGAGGACCCCGCCGGCATCCCCCGTCACGGCATCGTCGACCACCTGATAGAAGGCGGCGTCGGCAACGCCGACGGGCTGGAACTGGTGGCACGCAGCTCCGCACTGCCCGTCAAGGGCAACGGGGAAGTGTGGCTCGCCCCGGCGGGCGGCTCACCGCTGGCGGGGGAGCCGTACGACTACCTCGCCAAGCTGAACCGCATCTACAGCGACCTCGCCGGACTCAACCCCGGTGACGGCGACCGGCCGTTCGCCGCACGGCTGGAGGAGGCCATCGCCGCCTGCGAGGACCAGGTGACCGAGCTGTCGCGGCCACCGGACGTCGTCCTGCTGGACAGCAGGGCCGGCATGCACGACATCGCGGCGGTCACCCTGACCCATCTCAGCGGGCTCGCCCTGCTGTTCGCCGTGGACAATCCCTCCACCTGGGAGGGCTACAAGATGCTGTTCGAGCAGTGGCAGCAGCGGCCTGCCCTGGCCCGGGAGTTGCGGGAGCGGCTGCGGGTCGTGGCGGCCATGTTCCACTCGGCCGGGGACGCGAAGCGGCTGCCCGCCCTGCGCGACCGCGCCCAGCAGCTGTTCGCCGACACCCTTTACGACCAGCTCGGCACGGACGAGGACGGCCCGGACGACGTGGACGACGCAGGCGACGAGGGAGACGAGCTGTACCACCCTCCCCTGGAGGACGACGACGCGCCGCACGCCCCCATCCCGATCCTCTTCGGCAACGACCTGGTGGGCCTTGACCCCCTGCGCAGCCGCGACTGGCCCGAGCTGCCGTTCGTCGAGGCCGCGTACCGGACGTTCACGACTACGGTGGAGCGTCTGCTGCCGCCACCGCACCCCGCCCCGGAGTCCTCATGA